In the genome of Halostella limicola, one region contains:
- a CDS encoding DHH family phosphoesterase, with the protein MGTCIICGTPADGRICSSHEEDVAFEFRGDDANELTTGRYYRGTVDGFADFGVFVDIGDSVTGLLHKSELDQRLESLDWDSGDTVYVQVTDVRDNGNVDLGWSIRQSEDEFRGSLVDDPNGDAPEASAAGNEDAAAEPSGGGAAAASASAVTAETVDDPEAVEEEPEPVDEPETEEETEEALEEADPSRVAIGSLSDRVGDVVRIEGEVTGVRQTSGPTVFELRDETSTIECAAFEEAGVRAYPEVDVDDYVRLEGEVELRRDDLQVETETLVVLEGEDAAAVEGRLTAAMTDKARPDEVAPLADDDPVAVIESEVRDAAEAIRRAVFEARPVVIRHSATADGYAAGAAIEHAVLPLVREEHVQADAEYHYVERRPLDGEVYDMDAATNDVTQMLEARERHGEQLPLVVLVDAGSTLESRDGYRLLDIYGAGRVAIDASHPDEEIVDEVDSIVNPALAGDGEGDGITTTALAANVAANVYGDVRDDLRHLPAVSYWADAPGQYVDLAEAAGYDETAVRERREAIALEAYYQSYDDKRELVADLLFGDGADAPGDAESLAAHVSEQFREKLDTEVETADRNLSLRGENGVTFAVLDTDSFTHRFDFPPTTLLLDELHRRRREDADEPFVTLGIGDDELHVRSTAPVDVRAVGETAREHADEAGITVVGGRDGHLEFLTGERDAVVDGVVAAVAEELGE; encoded by the coding sequence ATGGGTACCTGTATCATCTGCGGTACGCCCGCGGACGGGCGGATCTGCAGTAGCCACGAAGAAGACGTCGCTTTCGAGTTCAGAGGCGACGACGCGAACGAACTGACCACCGGCCGCTACTACCGCGGCACCGTCGACGGCTTCGCCGACTTCGGCGTCTTCGTCGACATCGGCGACAGCGTCACCGGCCTGCTCCACAAGAGCGAGCTCGACCAGCGCCTCGAGAGCCTCGACTGGGACTCGGGCGACACCGTCTACGTGCAGGTGACGGACGTCCGTGACAACGGCAACGTCGACCTCGGCTGGTCCATCCGCCAGTCCGAGGACGAGTTCCGCGGCTCCCTGGTCGACGACCCGAACGGCGACGCGCCGGAGGCGAGCGCGGCGGGAAATGAAGACGCGGCCGCAGAGCCCTCGGGGGGCGGTGCGGCCGCAGCGTCGGCGAGCGCGGTGACGGCCGAAACGGTCGACGATCCCGAGGCCGTCGAGGAGGAACCGGAGCCGGTCGACGAGCCGGAAACCGAGGAGGAGACCGAGGAAGCGCTCGAGGAGGCCGACCCCTCGCGGGTCGCCATCGGGTCGCTCTCCGACCGCGTCGGCGACGTCGTCCGCATCGAGGGCGAGGTCACCGGCGTCCGACAGACCAGCGGTCCCACCGTCTTCGAGCTCCGCGACGAGACGAGCACCATCGAGTGCGCCGCCTTCGAGGAGGCCGGCGTCCGCGCCTACCCCGAGGTCGACGTGGACGACTACGTCCGCTTGGAGGGCGAGGTCGAACTCCGCCGCGACGACCTGCAGGTCGAGACCGAGACGCTGGTCGTCCTCGAGGGCGAGGACGCCGCCGCGGTCGAGGGCCGCCTGACGGCCGCGATGACCGACAAGGCGCGTCCCGACGAGGTCGCGCCGCTCGCCGACGACGACCCCGTCGCGGTCATCGAGAGCGAGGTCCGCGACGCCGCAGAGGCGATCCGCCGGGCCGTCTTCGAGGCCCGTCCCGTCGTGATCCGCCACAGCGCCACGGCCGACGGGTACGCCGCCGGCGCGGCCATCGAGCACGCCGTCCTGCCGCTGGTCCGCGAGGAGCACGTGCAGGCCGACGCCGAGTACCACTACGTCGAGCGCCGCCCGCTCGACGGCGAGGTGTACGACATGGACGCCGCGACGAACGACGTCACGCAGATGCTGGAGGCGCGCGAGCGCCACGGCGAGCAGCTGCCGCTGGTCGTCCTCGTCGACGCGGGGAGCACGCTGGAGTCCCGCGACGGCTACCGCCTGCTGGACATCTACGGCGCGGGCCGCGTCGCCATCGACGCGAGCCACCCCGACGAGGAGATCGTCGACGAGGTCGACAGCATCGTCAACCCCGCGCTCGCCGGCGACGGCGAGGGCGACGGCATCACCACCACGGCGCTCGCCGCGAACGTCGCCGCGAACGTCTACGGCGACGTCCGCGACGACCTCCGGCACCTGCCGGCCGTGAGCTACTGGGCGGACGCCCCCGGGCAGTACGTCGACCTCGCCGAGGCGGCGGGCTACGACGAGACGGCCGTCCGCGAGCGCCGCGAGGCCATCGCGCTGGAGGCGTACTACCAGTCCTACGACGACAAGCGCGAACTCGTCGCCGACCTGTTGTTCGGCGACGGCGCCGACGCGCCCGGCGACGCCGAGTCGCTGGCCGCTCACGTCAGCGAACAGTTCCGCGAGAAGCTCGACACCGAGGTCGAGACCGCCGACCGGAACCTCTCGCTGCGCGGCGAGAACGGCGTCACCTTCGCGGTGCTCGACACCGACTCGTTCACCCACCGCTTCGACTTCCCGCCGACGACGCTGCTGCTCGACGAACTCCACCGTCGCCGCCGGGAAGACGCCGACGAGCCGTTCGTCACGCTCGGCATCGGCGACGACGAACTGCACGTCCGCAGCACCGCGCCCGTCGACGTCCGCGCGGTCGGCGAGACCGCCCGCGAACACGCCGACGAGGCCGGCATCACCGTCGTTGGCGGTCGCGACGGTCACCTCGAATTCCTCACGGGCGAGCGCGACGCCGTCGTCGACGGCGTGGTCGCCGCCGTCGCCGAGGAACTGGGCGAGTAA
- a CDS encoding metal-dependent hydrolase, producing the protein MQLTWYGHSTWHVEVGDTSLLIDPFFDNPKTDTDPEELDPDYVLLTHGHADHIGDVDRYEGNTLIASPEVVEYCRDEYGDFDAVGGMGMNLGGTVEVGDAFVTMHRADHTNGMDTSYGTSGGMPAGFVISDTKPTQVADEESTTFYHAGDTGLMTEMRDVIGPFLEPDAAAVPVGDHFTMGPMQAAIAVDWLDVDHAFPMHYDTFPPIEIDTQDFVNEVKGTGSDAEVHVLDGDETFDLGEGY; encoded by the coding sequence ATGCAACTCACCTGGTACGGACACTCGACCTGGCACGTCGAGGTCGGCGACACGTCGCTGCTGATCGACCCGTTCTTCGACAACCCCAAGACGGACACCGATCCGGAGGAACTGGACCCGGACTACGTCCTGCTCACGCACGGGCACGCGGACCACATCGGCGACGTGGACCGTTACGAGGGCAACACCCTGATCGCCTCGCCGGAGGTCGTCGAGTACTGCCGCGACGAGTACGGCGACTTCGACGCGGTCGGCGGGATGGGGATGAACCTCGGCGGCACTGTCGAGGTCGGCGACGCCTTCGTCACGATGCACCGGGCCGACCACACCAACGGCATGGACACGAGCTACGGCACCTCGGGCGGCATGCCCGCGGGCTTCGTCATCAGCGACACGAAGCCGACGCAGGTCGCCGACGAGGAGAGCACGACCTTCTACCACGCCGGCGACACCGGCCTGATGACCGAGATGCGCGACGTGATCGGCCCGTTCCTCGAACCCGACGCCGCGGCCGTCCCCGTCGGCGACCACTTCACGATGGGGCCGATGCAGGCCGCTATCGCGGTCGACTGGCTCGACGTCGACCACGCGTTCCCGATGCACTACGACACCTTCCCGCCGATCGAGATCGACACGCAGGACTTCGTGAACGAGGTCAAAGGCACCGGCAGCGACGCCGAAGTCCACGTGCTCGACGGCGACGAGACGTTCGATCTGGGCGAGGGGTACTGA
- a CDS encoding OsmC family protein — translation MAKEVHSVSEEGYSTTSQIRDFESTIDAQGEDGPDTLEALLSAYAACYVPALRVGAQQRDAGDLGRIDIDATGELNDDDKLESISFDVSTDGDLDGDKKEAVIERAHELCKVGDALKESLEADVTIQ, via the coding sequence ATGGCGAAGGAAGTCCACAGCGTCTCCGAAGAGGGGTACAGCACGACGAGCCAGATCCGAGACTTCGAGTCGACCATCGACGCGCAGGGGGAGGACGGGCCGGACACGCTCGAGGCGCTCCTCTCCGCGTACGCCGCCTGTTACGTGCCCGCGCTCCGCGTCGGCGCGCAGCAGCGCGACGCCGGCGACCTCGGCCGGATCGACATCGACGCGACGGGCGAACTGAACGACGACGACAAGCTGGAGTCGATCAGCTTCGACGTCAGCACGGACGGGGACCTCGACGGCGACAAGAAGGAGGCCGTGATCGAGCGCGCCCACGAGCTCTGCAAGGTCGGGGACGCGCTCAAGGAGAGCCTCGAAGCCGACGTGACGATCCAGTGA
- a CDS encoding DUF5799 family protein: protein MADSEWTDRIVGDRMTVDQEFSQHVRNSQFSNQEWGMIMTAVELEIENPDDPEAARIVADTSKIGQVLPAIEESRSKMGQMGGAGGGGAGGASSGGGFLDGIKNALGLGGGSGGNDERERAAVSLAQDYADELQSHLEQRGKWEEIRTVAQR from the coding sequence ATGGCAGACAGCGAGTGGACCGACCGCATCGTCGGCGATCGGATGACGGTCGATCAGGAGTTCTCCCAGCACGTCCGCAACTCTCAGTTCTCCAACCAGGAGTGGGGGATGATCATGACCGCCGTCGAACTGGAGATCGAGAACCCGGACGACCCCGAGGCCGCCCGCATCGTCGCCGACACGAGCAAAATCGGGCAGGTGCTGCCGGCCATCGAGGAGTCGCGCTCAAAGATGGGCCAGATGGGCGGCGCCGGCGGCGGGGGGGCCGGCGGGGCCTCCTCCGGCGGCGGCTTCCTCGACGGGATCAAGAACGCGCTCGGCCTCGGAGGCGGCAGCGGCGGGAACGACGAGCGCGAGCGGGCCGCCGTGTCGCTCGCACAGGACTACGCGGACGAGTTACAGTCCCATCTCGAACAGCGGGGGAAGTGGGAGGAGATCCGGACGGTCGCCCAGCGCTAG
- a CDS encoding DUF7557 family protein — protein sequence MPKVHLDEETVERLDGLRVDDETYDDLVNELINIYQAEELTLFHSGDG from the coding sequence ATGCCCAAGGTGCATCTGGACGAGGAGACCGTCGAGCGTCTGGACGGCCTGCGCGTCGACGACGAGACCTACGACGACCTCGTCAACGAACTGATCAACATCTATCAGGCCGAGGAGCTGACCCTGTTTCACTCGGGCGACGGCTAG
- a CDS encoding isocitrate/isopropylmalate dehydrogenase family protein, producing the protein MTHEIAVIPGDGIGQEVTPAAVAVLEALDVDFEFVEGEAGDAVKEETGEALPQETRDLAANADATLFGAAGETAADVILPLRDVVGSFANVRPAVTYPGLDAVQADTDLVFIRENTEGVYSGIESEITEGVTTLTRVITEEASRDIAEFGFDYAEENGYDDVTIAHKANVMRTTDGLFLETVEEVAEERGADYDTALMDALAMHLVMHPEDYGVVICPNLAGDVLSDLAAGLVGGLGLLPSANVGSDNALFEPVHGSAPDIAGQGVANPTAMILSAAMLLDHLGHGDAAERVRDATETVLDEGPRTPDLGGDGTTEDVTNAIVDEL; encoded by the coding sequence ATGACCCACGAAATTGCCGTCATCCCCGGTGACGGGATCGGCCAGGAAGTGACGCCCGCGGCGGTCGCGGTGCTCGAAGCGCTCGACGTCGACTTCGAGTTCGTCGAGGGCGAGGCCGGTGACGCGGTGAAGGAGGAGACGGGCGAGGCCCTGCCGCAGGAGACGCGGGACCTCGCCGCGAACGCCGACGCGACGCTGTTCGGCGCGGCCGGCGAGACGGCTGCCGACGTGATCCTCCCGCTGCGCGACGTCGTCGGGTCGTTCGCGAACGTCCGCCCGGCGGTGACCTACCCCGGCCTCGACGCCGTGCAGGCGGACACCGACCTCGTGTTCATACGGGAGAACACGGAGGGCGTGTACTCGGGCATCGAGTCGGAGATAACCGAGGGCGTCACGACGCTCACGCGCGTCATCACTGAGGAGGCGTCCCGCGACATCGCCGAGTTCGGCTTCGACTACGCCGAGGAGAACGGCTACGACGACGTCACCATCGCGCACAAGGCGAACGTGATGCGCACCACCGACGGCCTGTTCCTCGAAACGGTGGAGGAAGTCGCCGAGGAGCGCGGCGCGGACTACGACACGGCACTGATGGACGCGCTGGCGATGCACCTCGTCATGCACCCCGAAGACTACGGCGTCGTCATCTGCCCGAACCTCGCGGGGGACGTGCTCTCCGACCTCGCCGCGGGGCTCGTCGGCGGCCTCGGCCTGCTCCCGTCTGCCAACGTCGGGTCGGACAACGCCCTGTTCGAACCGGTCCACGGTTCCGCGCCGGACATCGCCGGTCAGGGCGTCGCCAACCCCACTGCGATGATCCTCTCGGCCGCGATGCTGCTGGACCACCTCGGCCACGGGGACGCGGCCGAACGCGTCCGCGACGCGACCGAGACCGTCCTCGACGAGGGGCCGCGCACCCCGGATCTGGGCGGGGACGGGACGACCGAGGACGTGACGAACGCTATCGTCGACGAACTCTGA
- a CDS encoding NUDIX hydrolase, whose product MERHTSASDGPADDTAFLDEITDPAELADLPAVEHSEETFVHESEDYCEAGYAGRAIVGVVTDDGVLALVDAEEPAAVLPNGKVEPGEDYVAAGERAVEEATGVPVRIEAPVYVRTVRHRIEDEDALDETTRHVVFRATPATDNPKPAASAAADLDADVTATWLSELPEDLANAGMQSANDVARFLD is encoded by the coding sequence ATGGAACGACACACATCCGCGTCCGACGGCCCCGCTGACGATACCGCCTTCCTCGACGAGATCACGGACCCCGCCGAACTCGCCGACCTCCCCGCCGTCGAGCACAGCGAGGAGACGTTCGTCCACGAGAGCGAGGACTACTGCGAGGCCGGCTACGCGGGCCGGGCGATCGTCGGCGTCGTGACCGACGACGGGGTCCTCGCCCTCGTCGACGCCGAGGAACCCGCCGCGGTGCTCCCGAACGGGAAGGTCGAACCCGGCGAGGACTACGTCGCCGCCGGCGAGCGAGCCGTCGAGGAGGCGACGGGCGTCCCCGTCCGTATCGAGGCGCCGGTGTACGTCCGCACGGTGCGCCACAGGATCGAGGACGAGGACGCCCTCGACGAGACGACGCGACACGTCGTCTTCCGGGCGACGCCGGCGACAGATAACCCCAAACCGGCCGCTTCGGCGGCGGCCGACCTCGACGCGGACGTGACCGCGACCTGGCTCTCGGAGCTACCGGAAGACCTCGCGAACGCCGGGATGCAGTCGGCGAACGACGTCGCCCGGTTCCTCGACTGA
- a CDS encoding class I SAM-dependent methyltransferase: MTDDTHDDTIDWNQFWREADDDARESAVPSAHHVRGMLADFFAEKGAPDSFASVGCGPGVVAFDVAERHPATTVVGYDAAEPILAENRERARED; this comes from the coding sequence ATGACTGACGACACCCACGACGACACGATCGACTGGAACCAGTTCTGGCGCGAGGCGGACGACGACGCTCGCGAGAGCGCCGTCCCGAGCGCGCACCACGTGCGCGGGATGCTCGCCGACTTCTTCGCCGAGAAGGGCGCCCCCGACTCGTTCGCGTCGGTCGGGTGCGGCCCGGGCGTCGTCGCCTTCGACGTGGCCGAACGCCACCCCGCGACGACCGTGGTCGGGTACGACGCCGCCGAACCGATCCTGGCGGAGAACCGCGAGCGGGCACGCGAAGACTGA
- a CDS encoding class I SAM-dependent methyltransferase, with translation MRFERAVLPEFDPGRAFDCVLCYGTLCYVSESERALRNLYDAVAPGGYLVLGYMNRLAARTTGASSEKPRPKPTGTRPTKRRWNAVESGSNSSARGRARSRTGGYATRSARGRGASGK, from the coding sequence GTGCGGTTCGAGCGCGCCGTCCTCCCCGAGTTCGACCCCGGCCGGGCGTTCGACTGCGTGCTCTGTTACGGCACGCTCTGTTACGTCTCCGAGTCCGAGCGCGCGCTCCGGAACCTGTACGACGCCGTCGCGCCCGGCGGCTATCTGGTTCTCGGGTACATGAACCGACTCGCCGCGCGCACCACCGGCGCGTCCTCCGAAAAGCCGAGGCCGAAGCCGACGGGAACGAGGCCGACGAAGCGGCGCTGGAACGCCGTCGAGAGCGGTTCGAACTCGTCCGCGAGGGGGAGAGCACGCTCTCGTACCGGCGGATACGCGACGCGCTCGGCACGTGGCCGAGGAGCTTCTGGGAAGTGA
- the leuD gene encoding 3-isopropylmalate dehydratase small subunit, with protein MSDEVEIPEVDYVSGSGIPIRGNDIDTDQIIPARFMKVVTFDGLGEFAFFDLRFDEEDNQKDHPFNEERFQDSSVMVVNANFGCGSSREHAPQALMRWGIDAIIGESFAEIFAGNCLALGIPTVTADSETIEDLQDWVDENPDGEIAVDVEAETVTYGDETVDVTVDDAQRKALVDGVWDTTALMKSNAGAVREKAEELPYVEDSAIPEAE; from the coding sequence ATGAGCGACGAGGTCGAGATCCCCGAGGTCGACTACGTCTCCGGGTCGGGCATCCCGATCCGCGGGAACGACATCGACACGGACCAGATCATCCCCGCGCGGTTCATGAAGGTCGTCACCTTCGACGGCCTGGGCGAATTCGCCTTCTTCGACCTGCGGTTCGACGAGGAGGACAACCAGAAGGACCACCCGTTCAACGAGGAGCGGTTCCAGGACTCCTCGGTGATGGTGGTCAACGCGAACTTCGGCTGCGGCTCCTCCCGCGAGCACGCCCCGCAGGCGCTGATGCGCTGGGGCATCGACGCCATCATCGGCGAGTCGTTCGCGGAGATCTTCGCGGGCAACTGTCTCGCCCTCGGCATTCCGACCGTCACCGCCGACAGCGAGACTATCGAGGACCTGCAGGACTGGGTCGACGAGAACCCGGACGGCGAGATCGCGGTCGACGTCGAGGCGGAGACGGTCACCTACGGCGACGAGACCGTCGACGTCACCGTCGACGACGCCCAGCGGAAGGCGCTGGTCGACGGCGTCTGGGACACCACCGCGCTGATGAAATCGAACGCCGGCGCGGTGCGCGAGAAGGCCGAGGAACTGCCGTACGTCGAGGACTCGGCCATCCCCGAGGCGGAGTAG
- the leuC gene encoding 3-isopropylmalate dehydratase large subunit — protein MSDGTLYDKVWERHKVTELPTGQDQLFVGLHLIHEVTSPQAFGMLRERDLEVAYPELTHATVDHIVPTADQSRPYEEDAAEEMMAELEENVRDAGIDFSDPTTGDQGIVHVIGPEQGITQPGKTIVCGDSHTSTHGAFGALAFGIGTSQIRDVLATGTVAMEKQKVRKIQVDGELGEGVEAKDVILEIIRRLGTEGGVGYVYEYAGEAIENLGMEGRMSICNMSIEGGARAGYVNPDETTYEWLKETDYFRENPEKFDELKPYWESIRSDEDAEYDDVVTIDANELEPVVTWGTTPGQGIGITDPIPSPEELPEEKRDTARRAQEHMRVEPGERMEGYDIDVAFLGSCTNARLPDLRRAARIVEGREVHDDVRAMVVPGSQRVQKAAEEEGLKDVFEEAGFEWRNAGCSMCLGMNEDQLEGDEACASSSNRNFVGRQGSKDGRTVLMNPRMVAAAAITGEVSDVRDLKEVTTA, from the coding sequence ATGAGTGACGGCACGCTGTACGATAAGGTCTGGGAGCGACACAAGGTGACCGAACTGCCGACCGGACAGGACCAGCTGTTCGTCGGCCTCCACCTCATCCACGAGGTGACCAGCCCGCAGGCGTTCGGCATGCTCCGCGAGCGGGACCTGGAGGTCGCCTACCCCGAACTCACCCACGCGACGGTCGACCACATCGTTCCGACCGCGGACCAGTCCCGCCCCTACGAGGAGGACGCGGCCGAGGAGATGATGGCCGAACTGGAGGAGAACGTCCGCGACGCGGGCATCGACTTCTCCGACCCGACGACGGGCGACCAGGGCATCGTCCACGTCATCGGCCCGGAACAGGGGATCACCCAGCCCGGCAAGACGATCGTCTGCGGCGACAGTCACACCTCCACCCACGGCGCGTTCGGCGCGCTGGCGTTCGGGATCGGCACCAGCCAGATCCGCGACGTCCTCGCGACCGGCACCGTCGCGATGGAGAAACAGAAGGTCCGCAAGATCCAGGTCGACGGCGAGCTCGGCGAGGGCGTCGAGGCGAAGGACGTCATCCTGGAGATCATCCGCCGCCTCGGCACCGAGGGCGGCGTCGGCTACGTGTACGAGTACGCCGGCGAGGCCATCGAGAACCTCGGCATGGAGGGGCGGATGTCGATCTGCAACATGTCCATCGAGGGCGGCGCCCGCGCGGGCTACGTCAACCCGGACGAGACCACCTACGAGTGGCTGAAGGAGACGGACTACTTCCGGGAGAACCCCGAGAAGTTCGACGAGCTCAAGCCGTACTGGGAGTCGATCCGTTCGGACGAGGACGCCGAGTACGACGACGTCGTCACGATCGACGCGAACGAGCTCGAACCGGTCGTCACGTGGGGCACCACGCCCGGACAGGGCATCGGCATCACGGACCCGATCCCGTCGCCCGAGGAACTGCCCGAGGAGAAGCGGGACACCGCCCGGCGCGCGCAGGAGCACATGCGCGTCGAGCCCGGCGAACGGATGGAGGGCTACGACATCGACGTGGCCTTCCTCGGGTCCTGTACCAACGCCCGCCTGCCAGACCTGCGCCGCGCGGCCCGCATCGTCGAGGGCCGCGAGGTCCACGACGACGTCCGCGCGATGGTCGTCCCCGGCAGCCAGCGCGTCCAGAAGGCCGCCGAGGAGGAGGGTCTGAAGGACGTCTTCGAGGAGGCCGGCTTCGAGTGGCGCAACGCCGGCTGCTCGATGTGTCTCGGCATGAACGAGGACCAGCTGGAGGGCGACGAGGCCTGTGCGTCCTCGTCGAACCGGAACTTCGTCGGCCGGCAGGGGAGCAAGGACGGCCGCACCGTTCTGATGAACCCCCGGATGGTCGCCGCCGCGGCGATCACCGGCGAGGTCTCCGACGTGCGCGACCTGAAGGAGGTGACGACGGCATGA
- the ilvC gene encoding ketol-acid reductoisomerase — protein sequence MTEEFTTTVYYDEDANSAAIEDKTVAVLGYGSQGHAHALNLHESGVDVVVGLREDSSSREAAEDAGLNVATPDDAAAAADVVSVLVPDTVQSAVFEAIEDELDEGDTLQFAHGFNIHYNQIEPPEHVDVTMVAPKSPGHLVRRNYEQNQGTPGLIAVYQDVTGEAKEEALAYAEGIGCTRAGVIETTFQEEVETDLFGEQAVLCGGVTSLVKHGYETLVDAGYSPEMAYFECLNELKLIVDLMYEGGLGGMWDSVSDTAEYGGLVKGDEIVDDHAREKMEETLEEVQTGEFAREWIAENQAGRPSYTQLRQAEKDHEIEDVGARLRDLFAWAEEESESDTEKEQVRADD from the coding sequence ATGACGGAAGAATTCACCACGACGGTATACTACGACGAGGACGCGAACAGTGCGGCGATCGAGGACAAGACCGTGGCCGTCCTTGGCTACGGCAGCCAGGGCCACGCCCACGCGCTCAACCTGCACGAGAGCGGCGTGGACGTGGTCGTCGGCCTGCGCGAGGACTCCTCCTCGCGCGAGGCCGCCGAGGACGCGGGACTGAACGTCGCGACCCCGGACGACGCGGCGGCGGCGGCGGACGTCGTCTCCGTCCTCGTGCCCGACACCGTCCAGTCCGCCGTCTTCGAGGCCATCGAGGACGAACTGGACGAGGGCGACACCCTGCAGTTCGCCCACGGGTTCAACATCCACTACAACCAGATCGAGCCGCCGGAGCACGTCGACGTGACGATGGTCGCGCCGAAGTCACCGGGCCACCTCGTGCGGCGCAACTACGAGCAGAACCAGGGGACGCCCGGCCTCATCGCCGTCTACCAGGACGTCACCGGCGAGGCCAAGGAGGAGGCGCTGGCGTACGCCGAGGGCATCGGCTGCACCCGCGCGGGCGTCATCGAGACGACGTTCCAGGAGGAGGTCGAGACCGACCTCTTCGGAGAGCAGGCCGTCCTCTGCGGCGGCGTCACCAGCCTCGTCAAGCACGGCTACGAGACGCTCGTCGACGCTGGCTACAGCCCCGAGATGGCGTACTTCGAGTGCCTGAACGAGCTGAAGCTCATCGTCGACCTGATGTACGAGGGCGGGCTCGGCGGGATGTGGGACTCCGTCTCCGACACCGCCGAGTACGGCGGCCTCGTCAAGGGCGACGAGATCGTCGACGACCACGCACGCGAGAAGATGGAGGAGACGCTCGAGGAAGTGCAGACGGGCGAGTTCGCCCGCGAGTGGATCGCGGAGAACCAGGCCGGCCGCCCGAGCTACACCCAGCTCCGGCAGGCCGAGAAGGACCACGAGATCGAGGACGTCGGCGCGCGCCTGCGTGACCTGTTCGCGTGGGCCGAGGAAGAGAGCGAATCAGACACCGAGAAAGAACAAGTGAGAGCCGATGACTGA
- the ilvN gene encoding acetolactate synthase small subunit, with translation MTGGLPGPSPDERPHPDGRRNSQGVRIDPAVEAEPEPRRAVLSATVKHEPGVLAAVSGLFSRRQFNIESLTVGPTEEENRARITLVIEEPEPGIEQAKKQLEKLIPVVSVTELETDATQRELALIKVEGDKPDQVQSVAEMYGGEAVDVSQETVTVEITGSRQKVEAAVETFRRFEILEVVRTGTAALERGAEETK, from the coding sequence ATGACAGGAGGACTACCCGGCCCGTCGCCAGACGAGCGACCACACCCCGACGGCCGCCGCAACTCCCAAGGCGTCCGCATCGACCCCGCAGTCGAGGCGGAGCCGGAGCCCCGGCGAGCGGTGCTGTCGGCGACGGTCAAACACGAGCCCGGCGTGCTGGCCGCCGTCTCGGGGCTGTTCTCCCGGCGGCAGTTCAACATCGAGAGCCTCACCGTCGGACCGACCGAGGAGGAGAACCGCGCCCGGATCACCCTCGTCATCGAGGAGCCCGAACCGGGCATCGAACAGGCGAAGAAGCAACTGGAGAAGCTCATCCCCGTCGTCTCGGTGACGGAACTGGAGACCGACGCGACCCAGCGCGAGCTCGCGCTGATCAAGGTCGAGGGCGACAAACCCGACCAGGTCCAGTCCGTCGCGGAGATGTACGGCGGCGAGGCCGTCGACGTCAGCCAGGAGACGGTCACCGTCGAGATCACGGGGAGCAGGCAGAAGGTAGAGGCAGCGGTCGAGACCTTCCGGCGGTTCGAGATCCTGGAGGTCGTCCGCACCGGCACCGCAGCGCTCGAACGCGGCGCGGAGGAGACGAAATGA